One stretch of Gadus macrocephalus chromosome 12, ASM3116895v1 DNA includes these proteins:
- the shc2 gene encoding LOW QUALITY PROTEIN: SHC-transforming protein 2 (The sequence of the model RefSeq protein was modified relative to this genomic sequence to represent the inferred CDS: inserted 1 base in 1 codon), whose translation MLLKPKYDRFRNDSVTSADDLMQSLAMSGKVVATPVVPSSTPSLPLPPLPPLDPRSSAAALADSPCLDGEPDATTTFCMLIPRMPQWKFSNSLLSRSPSSSSKDSAKASSTGPSSSSSSHGPPGGVAPPARGPVASLAAVLNSCDPVCVTPCSLQAFRGQRSAGSSAILGGGQGFGPTPETTGSPGGGNSRAGMSRRTRVEGMWLEGEDFSQKAGFLHKPSQGWLHPDKKITDXGASYIVRYMGCIEVLKSMRSLDFNTRTQVTREAINRLCEAVPGSKGAWRKKSLNKALLSIMGKSNLRFAGMSIAVNISIEGLSLLIPTTRQVIAHHPMQSISFASGGDTDTPDYVAYVAKDPVNQRACHILECSDGLAQSVISTIGQAFELQFKQYLHSPPKTMAPSMERTHRLEEPSWGEEDESSEHDYYNSIPGKEPPLGGVVDSRLRPSTSLIGHIHTQPQSKAANQLCSSGRRDPGSFAAGQLCYELHWDTEASNSSDGYLCADGQSSSSRDYEEHLYVNTQTLDGMDALTQGPNGHKGPDSPQKDIFDMRPFEDALKLHEASGGGGAAGSGGGGAAGGGGGVGVVVLEDQWPSPPRRRAPVAPTEEQLRRESWYHGRMSRRDAEKVLMRDGDFLVRESTTNPGQYVLTGMHCGLPKHLLLVDPEGVVRTKDMLFESISHLISYHLKYELPIVAAESELHLQQVVRRKQ comes from the exons ATGCTGCTGAAGCCAAAGTATGACCGCTTCCGCAACGACTCTGTGACCTCCGCCGACGACCTGATGCAGAGCTTGGCCATGAGCGGCAAAGTGGTGGCCACGCCGGTGGTCCCTTCCTCCACCCCCAgcctgcccctgccccccctcccccctctggacCCCAGGTCCTCCGCCGCGGCCCTGGCCGACTCCCCCTGCCTGGACGGGGAGCCGgacgccaccaccaccttctgCATGCTGATCCCCCGGATGCCCCAGTGGAAGTTCTCCAACTCCCTGCTGAGCCGCAGCCCCTCCAGCTCCAGCAAGGACTCGGCGAAGGCTTCCTCGAcgggcccctcctcctcctcttcctcacacgGCCCCCCCGGCGGCGTGGCCCCCCCGGCCAGGGGCCCCGTGGCCAGCCTGGCCGCGGTGCTGAACTCCTGCGACCCGGTGTGCGTCACCCCCTGctccctccaggccttcagGGGCCAGAGATCCGCCGGCAGCTCGGCCATCCTGGGGGGGGGCCAGGGCTTCGGCCCCACACCGGAGACCACTGGGAGCCCCGGGGGCGGCAACTCCAGGGCAGGCATGAGTCGCAGGACCCGGGTGGAGGGCATgtggctggagggggaggattTTAGCCAGAAAGCAGGCTTCCTCCATAAGCCGTCTCAGGGCTGGCTGCACCCCGACAAGAAGATAACCG CCGGGGCGTCCTATATCGTCAGA TACATGGGCTGCATCGAGGTGCTGAAATCGATGCGCTCGCTGGACTTCAACACCCGGACTCAGGTGACGAG GGAAGCCATCAACAGGCTGTGCGAAGCTGTGCCTGGCAGTAAGGGAGCATGGAGGAAGAAG TCGCTGAACAAAGCTCTCCTGTCCATCATGGGGAAGAGTAACCTGCGCTTCGCAGGCATGAGTATTGCTGTCAACATCTCCATAGAAGGCCTCAGTCTGCTCATCCCCACCACACGACAG GTGATAGCACACCATCCGATGCAGTCCATCTCCTTTGCCTCTGGCGGAGACACG GACACACCGGACTATGTTGCATACGTGGCCAAAGACCCAGTCAATCAGCGAG cgTGTCACATCCTGGAGTGCTCCGATGGTTTAGCCCAGAGTGTGATCAGTACCATCGGACAGGCCTTCGAGCTTCAGTTCAAACAGTACCTGCACAGCCCCCCTAAAACCATGGCCCCCTCGATGGAGAG GACCCACCGGCTGGAGGAGCCCtcctggggagaggaggacgagTCCTCGGAGCACGACTACTACAACAGCATCCCCGGGAAGGAGCCTCCGCTGGGGGGCGTGGTGGACTCCCGGCTCCGGCCCAGCACCTCACTCATTGGTCACATccacacccagccccagagcaAGGCAGCCAATCAG CTGTGCTCATCCGGGAGGAGAGACCCAGGGTCCTTTGCTGCAGGACAGCTGTGCTACGAGCTGCACTGGGACACTGAAGCCAGCAATAGCTCAG ACGGTTACCTGTGCGCCGACGGCCAGTCGTCCAGCAGCAGGGACTATGAGGAGCACCTGTACGTTAACACTCAGACTCTGGACGGCATGGACGCTCTCACCCAGGGGCCCAACGGACACAAGGGCCCCGACAGTCCCCAGAAAGACATATTTGACATGC GACCCTTCGAAGACGCCCTGAAGCTCCACGAGGCCAGcgggggaggaggtgctgccgggtccggaggaggaggagcagcaggaggaggaggaggagtgggcgTGGTGGTCCTAGAGGACCAGTGGCCCAGCCCGCCGCGCCGCCGCGCCCCCGTTGCCCCCACTGAGGAGCAGCTCCGCAGGGAGTCCTGGTACCACGGGCGCATGAGCCGGCGGGACGCCGAGAAGGTCCTGATGCGGGACGGGGATTTCCTGGTCCGGGAGAGCACCACCAACCCGGGCCAGTACGTCCTGACGGGCATGCACTGCGGGCTGCCCAAGCACCTGCTGCTGGTGGACCCCGAGGGCGTG GTCCGGACCAAAGACATGTTATTCGAGAGCATCAGCCACCTGATCTCGTACCATTTGAAGTATGAGCTTCCCATTGTGGCTGCGGAGAGCGAGCTTCACCTCCAGCAGGTGGTCCGCAGGAAACAGTGA